Proteins co-encoded in one Theileria equi strain WA chromosome 3, complete sequence genomic window:
- a CDS encoding hypothetical protein (encoded by transcript BEWA_006400A): MVQFGIIIKSSKGEIISIDTCEPGKPTCTTTIEDDVASYVWILCYGNRIYPGHVNIGASLSYNNELKCKNGEGIISGFMSHMLVNGGKEEIVAKSCEKYSNSCNLKCEKDCKKGINLILCQSIELK, from the exons ATGGTGCAATTTGGGATAATTATAAAATCTAGTAAAGGGGAAATTATTTCTATCGATACATGCGAACCAG GGAAACCTACATGTACTACGACTATAGAAGATGATGTAGCTTCATATGTATGGATACTCTGCTATGGCAACAGGATATACCCAGGACAC GTTAACATTGGGGCAAGTCTATCTTATAATAACGAATTAAAGTGTAAAAATGGTGAAGGTATAATATCAG GTTTCATGAGCCATATGCTGGTAAATGGAGGAAAGGAAGAAATCGTGGCAAAATCGTGCGAAAAATACAGCAACAGTTGCAATCTAAAGTGTGAAAAGGATTGTAAAAAAGGTATAAATCTAATCTTGTGCCAAAGTATTGAATTAAAATAG
- a CDS encoding MAC/Perforin domain-containing protein (encoded by transcript BEWA_006390A) yields the protein MNLTANIYVFPIYITVIRYACSFSKTNIRALTDSSEYKDAGFDVMGESILDDDVEEMMINKYKSELDYGCPGLDYLGVGYDSIYANSLGTDESMLDAGYRAPIIEFTWRKNSQGYSPTLGSLHPVGGWVRPVFSCGRTSKIHEIRDMEDFKQAISANAKLDGDVPFNAFSGSAAYKDALSNLKSKKQKIYNKTEQCIRYQVGIPLNLPWKLIDSFIETIEHLPVLKRSEVNNCTINDMKTNLKDKCKSVDKWMKFFEMFGTHFTHQLTLGGKITQSIKLDSSRLQDLKKQGIDVELAVSSRLGSLDANLTAQTKDQRAILEDIGFEKMSIIGGNMPKFPLTDAEFAIWGDSVAQNPMPVGIVASSIKRLLNTKLHHSFDYALQQYALINGISYEEFQIINGNKASFINVMDGETVVSWNTRGTDIKCPKKHKVLFGFSLIFGNDGGLSGLIKCKTKAFVYMQFTSTIGTDAPYPMINL from the exons ATGAATCTAACTGCTAATATTTATGTCTTTCCCATATATATAACTGTAATTCGGTATGCATGTTCGTTTTCAAAAACAAACATCCGCGCCTTAACTGATAGTTCAGAGTATAAAGATGCTGGTTTTGATGTTATGGGTG AAAGTATTCTTGACGATGATGTTGAAGAGATGATGATCAATAAATACAAGTCTGAGCTTGATTACGGGTGCCCTGGTTTAG ATTACCTGGGAGTTGGGTATGATTCCATTTATGCCAACTCTCTAGGAACAGATGAATCCATGTTGGACGCTGGCTACAGAGCACCAATAATTGAGTTCACATGGAGAAAAAATTCTCAAGGATATTCTCCAACACTAGGATCACTTCATCCTGTTGGTGGATGGGTTAGACCTGTATTTTCCTGCGGGAGAACATCAAAG ATTCACGAAATCCGCGATATGGAAGACTTCAAACAGGCCATATCAGCAAATGCAAAGTTAGATGGGGACGTGCCATTCAATGCCTTTTCTGGTTCCGCAGCTTATAAAGATGCCCTTTCGAATCTCAAGTCTAAAAAACAGAAAATATACAACAAAACTGAACAATGTATAAGGTACCAAGTAGGAATACCACTAAATCTACCGTG GAAGTTGATTGATTCATTCATTGAGACCATTGAACATTTACCAGTTCTGAAAAGAAGCGAAGTCAATAATTGTACTATCAACGACATGAAGACTAATTTAAAGGATAAATGCAAATCTGTAGATAAGTGGATGAAGTTTTTTGAAATGTTTGGAACACATTTTACACATCAACTCACATTAG GTGGTAAAATAACACAAAGTATAAAGTTAGATTCCTCACGTTTACAAGATTTAAAAAAACAAGGAATAGATGTAGAGCTAGCAGTGTCCAGCAGACTGGGATCTTTGGATGCAAATTTAACTGCCCAAACAAAAGATCAACGAGCTATACTTGAGGATATTGGATTCGAAAAAATGTCAATTATAGGAGGTAACATGCCAAAATTCCCTCTAACAGATGCTGAATTTGCCATTTGGGGAGATTCCGTAGCACAAAATCCAATGCCAGTTGGTATTGTTGCAAGTAGTATAAAACGACttttaaatacaaaattgCATCATTCATTCGACTATGCTTTGCAACAATACGCTCTAATAAATGGCATCTCATACGAGGAATTTCAGATTATTAATGGAAACAAAGCcagttttataaat GTAATGGATGGAGAAACCGTTGTATCTTGGAATACAAGAGGAACTGACATAAAATGTCCAAAGAAACACAAGGTCTTGTTTGGATTTTCCTTAATTTTTGGGAATGATGGTGGGCTTTCTGGATTAATAAAATGCAAGACTAAAGCGTTTGTTTACATGCAATTTACAAGCACAATAGGAACGGATGCACCGTACCCTATGATAAATCTATAA
- a CDS encoding mitochondrial 39-S ribosomal protein L47 MRP-L47 domain-containing protein (encoded by transcript BEWA_006380A) — protein MSLCRLFRSQNIGLSIPRRGIDELWKGGYLDPNTPFRVKEKLSVTGYAWPSYLLRLKSFEDLRSLYFACLKEKNLLLGERWAALQHGVKPPKYGRLKKVKLTMKRILGVVTRREIHQQCIRAKEILKAQQEKEKYETRAFQLKELRNELQYKVKRMGTSESLAKVGWINTLSRIDAELEDIELKLQPLRKETLQLRTPDWRFEKKYSDLPGRITWNKDYIPAIRRNLRRPFKFY, from the exons ATGTCCCTCTGTAGACTATTTAGATCGCAAAATATTGGCCTATCGATTCCTAGGCGCGGAATCGATGAACTCTGGAAGG GAGGATATTTGGATCCAAATACGCCTTTTCGCGTAAAAGAAAAGCTTTCGGTGACCGGTTATGCGTGGCCTTCCTACTTGCTTCGGTTAAAGAGTTTTGAAGACCTTCGCAGTTTATACTTTGCTTGCCTCAAAGAGAAGAACCTTTTGCTAGGAGAAAGATGGGCTGCTCTTCAGCATGGAGTAAAACCACCAAAATATGGGCGTTTAAAAAAGGTCAAGCTGACGATGAAGAGAATATTAGGAGTAGTTACTCGCCGAGAAATCCATCAGCAGTGTATAAGAGCCAAGGAAATTCTGAAAGCGCAAcaagagaaggaaaaatATGAAACTAGAGCGTTCCAACTGAAAGAACTGAGAAACGAACTTCAGTACAAAGTCAAGAG GATGGGAACTAGCGAATCTCTTGCCAAGGTCGGCTGGATAAATACACTTTCACGCATAGATGCTGAGCTAGAGGATATAGAGCTAAAATTGCAACCTCTTAGAAAGG AGACCTTGCAACTTAGAACACCAGACTGGAGATTTGAGAAAAAATATTCGGACTTACCCGGACGGATTACTTGGAACAAAGACTATATCCCTGCCATTAGACGTAATTTACGTAGACCATTTAAATTTTACTAG
- a CDS encoding hypothetical protein (encoded by transcript BEWA_006370A): MENRKNIFGGVKSFPTLVVSQPTKAQRVSQALSKLCSNKVKENAEGIKNNNNDGYYCKKKYDALLDRALKGVIQTLPKSKRLKRSEKKPKKQDDTPEKHIETISTPIELKVVTKEVVSKEKIVEAEQAVAQVQTLIDNCVEPDEVFYEPEIIYESPVPREDIISPSRSDRQTSIDCQICDKINEAEKNEPNTEPWILLGHSEDEPNSQIIDEYPVDEINIPAVEVVDNLPEERHVQNENAPVEPLQTPDVPKEPEKKQKKRSHKNKKKVPRVNLDNFAEFYVVNTTNDWSFF; encoded by the coding sequence atggaaaatcGCAAGAATATATTTGGAGGAGTCAAGTCGTTTCCCACGCTAGTCGTTTCACAGCCAACAAAGGCCCAGCGTGTGTCACAGGCTCTCTCAAAACTATGCAGTAATAAAGTTAAAGAAAATGCAGAAGGAATTAAAAATAACAATAATGATGGGTATTATTGCAAGAAAAAATATGATGCTTTGCTAGATAGAGCATTAAAGGGAGTTATACAAACTCTACCCAAATCCAAAAGACTTAAGCGGAGCGAAAAGAAACCCAAGAAACAGGATGATACTCCAGAAAAACATATAGAAACTATATCCACACCAATCGAACTAAAGGTAGTAACTAAAGAAGTGGTGTCCAAagaaaagattgtggaAGCAGAACAGGCGGTTGCACAAGTTCAAACTCTGATTGATAACTGCGTTGAGCCGGATGAAGTATTTTATGAGCCAGAGATTATATACGAGTCACCAGTGCCACGAGAAGACATAATATCTCCAAGCAGATCAGATAGACAAACCAGCATCGATTGTCAAATATGTGACAAGATAAACGAAGCAGAAAAGAACGAACCGAACACAGAGCCATGGATTCTACTGGGTCACAGTGAAGATGAACCAAATAGTCAAATAATAGACGAATATCCGGTGGATGAAATAAATATTCCAGCTGTTGAAGTCGTTGATAATCTACCGGAAGAAAGGCATGTTCAGAATGAGAATGCACCTGTTGAACCATTGCAAACTCCAGATGTTCCTAAAGAACCtgaaaagaaacaaaagaaGAGATCGCACAAGAACAAAAAGAAAGTACCTCGAGTTAACCTAGACAACTTTGCGGAATTCTATGTAGTAAATACAACCAATGATTGGTCATTTTTTTAA
- a CDS encoding MAC/Perforin domain-containing protein (encoded by transcript BEWA_006410A) translates to MLNFYIYSVYLQCFFYIIFENQNFVKTEDVQNLSSEDSVVFTTDKIVTGMGIWFLVLYAILPEYLGSGYDIVKANTLGDSDQGEDLGYRAPVVEFSWAQTDVGVTNSLDWLQPIGGWVRPKVACGESENISEVHSSKDLKNIVEADVSVKVKVPNIGSAAITTNYNDIIKESENVKNKVYTSTYYCFTYAAGMPPSLDWISTEEFQTAVKELPNEFKDFEGCTTDMYEKKSKMCKDQEKWLDFFNEFGTHVVTEVHLGGKLTRFLTVPSSSVESFKNKGYNVNVAIGAALSGIDGTIAAGVSDDYKREVENFTRSCKVDFSVLGGIHPSKNISEDSILKWKASIPKSPMPVKIVLTSLETFLTNKQRLTYREALNFYISLSKVLPWEIELKNGNVLTLKSLVKTGSFKCNSQVSGAVQETNLAESSNKVVAKCPNGKRILFGFIVRAINDSISVYSCMQNRYIKIFVKTKLRTFCSPESDMNGTIWIWILCGNSLGLELKGYSSEDKITCENGEKILTGFIITKKDKISSVQFTACNTGQSTCSKSTDESSFLWAVCVDERIPGLKDVVTLANSGDRSIDSDLYSIAGLTSLLNLCTLGVSLCYKKQKSESSVCERFIKGCPKSNVSECIFSLSWGIFTT, encoded by the exons ATGTTGAACTTTTACATATATTCCGTCTATTTACAATGTTTCTTTTACATCATTTTTGAAAATCAAAATTTCGTGAAAACCGAAG ACGTTCAAAATTTAAGCTCGGAAGATTCTGTTGTATTTACTACGGATAAAATTGTCACGGGAATGGGTATATGGTTTCTTGTTTTATACGCAATACTTCCAGAATACCTTGGGTCGGGATATGACATAGTGAAAGCAAACACCCTAGGAGATTCTGACCAAGGAGAAGACCTTGGTTATAGAGCACCTGTTGTTGAATTTTCATGGGCACAAACTGATGTAGGTGTTACAAACAGCCTGGATTGGCTTCAGCCAATTGGAGGATGGGTAAGACCAAAAGTGGCCTGTGGAGAATcagaaaat ATTTCAGAGGTTCATTCGTCCAAAGACTTAAAAAACATTGTAGAAGCGGATGTTAGTGTTAAGGTTAAAGTTCCTAACATTGGATCTGCTGCAATTACTACAAATTACAATGACATTATCAAGGAGAGTGAAAACGTGAAAAATAAAGTTTATACTAGCACGTATTACTGCTTTACATATGCCGCTGGTATGCCTCCATCGCTGGATTG GATCTCAACTGAGGAATTTCAAACAGCTGTTAAAGAGCTTCCTAATGAATTTAAAGACTTTGAAGGGTGTACTACTGATATGTATGAAAAGAAAagtaaaatgtgtaaggaTCAAGAAAAATGGTTGGATTTTTTCAACGAGTTTGGAACCCACGTTGTGACTGAGGTTCACTTAG GTGGAAAATTGACTCGCTTTTTGACCGTTCCGTCTTCTTCTGTTGAATCATTCAAAAACAAGGGGtataatgtaaatgtggCCATCGGAGCGGCCCTTTCAGGAATTGACGGTACTATAGCAGCTGGTGTTTCCGATGATTATAAACGTGAAgttgaaaattttacaagGTCCTGCAAAGTAGATTTTAGTGTACTCGGTGGGATCCATCCTAGCAAAAACATATCCGAAGACTCCATACTCAAGTGGAAGGCAAGCATACCAAAATCGCCAATGCCAGTTAAAATTGTGTTAACATCACTAGAAACCTTTTTGACCAATAAGCAGAGATTGACTTACAGAGAAGCGCTAAACTTTTATATTTCACTAAGTAAAGTCCTTCCCTGGGAAATAGAACTTAAGAATGGGAATGTGTTGACCCTAAAATCATTGGTAAAAACTGGATCCTTTAAATGTAATTCTCAGGTTTCTGGCGCTGTTCAAGAAACTAATTTAGCTGAAAGTTCTAACAAAGTCGTTGCAAAATGCCCAAATGGAAAAAGAATTCtttttggatttattgTTAGAGCAATAAATGACTCGATTTCAGTATACAGCTGCATGCAAAATAGgtatattaaaattttcGTAAAAACAAAGCTCAGAACTTTTTGCTCTCCTGAAAGTGATATGAATGGAACAATATGGATTTGGATTCTCTGTGGAAACTCTCTAGGACTAGAGCTAAAGGGATATTCCAGTGAAGATAAG aTAACTTGCGAAAACGGAGAGAAAATATTAACTGGATTTATAATAACAAAAAAAGATAAGATTTCTAGTGTTCAATTCACTGCATGCAATACTG GTCAATCTACATGTTCAAAGAGTACAGACGAATCATCCTTTCTGTGGGCAGTTTGTGTTGACGAACGTATACCTGGATTAAAG GATGTTGTAACACTTGCAAACTCTGGAGATAGATCCATAGACTCAGATTTGTATTCCATTGCAGGTTTAACTAGTTTACTAAATCTTTGTACTCTAGGGGTTTCCCTTTGTTACAAGAAGCAAAAGTCAGAATCAAGTGTTTGTGAACGTTTCATAAAGGGATGTCCGAAAAGTAATGTTTCAGAATGCATATTCTCTCTTAGTTGGGGAATATTTACGACGTAG
- a CDS encoding DNA-directed RNA polymerase II subunit, putative (encoded by transcript BEWA_006360A), with product MANDYLPQYTQYVDQVAGYAGMFTKMPRVVTKTHLGSQYSGLTAPEQSQPQYDHESKYEAPKYLKGNQEGFSDEDSWKVIGSFFSTHGLVHQQIESFNDFITYRMQEIIDEHPPIEIKPQPRYRPDDDLESNVTYRLKFGQLSLNKPCVEEKDGVFKHIWPQEARLRNLTYASQIYVDIEQETYLKDETTGAETLQDKTTYPRIPLGRMPMMLKSTYCWTKGLSEEDLADVGECPYDQGGYFIVNGGERVLIAQERMANNFIYVFKKKQPSKYSFVAEIRSQAEFSQGITPFSIMMKSSLGAPGSRFKSHGQLVATIPYLRADIPVPILFRALGCVADRDILQRIVYDFEDKQMLNLMRATLEEASDYVTQETCLDFIGKRGPTVGAPLETRIQYAKDLLRQHLLPHVGTEPGSEGKKCYFLGYMIHRLLLSRLGRINEDDREHFGKKRLDLAGPLMASSFGTLFRKMAKDARRILQQQIDCGRAFDVAGAIRSATTITQGLQYQLLTGNWGRDREGKIVRTGVSQVLNRLTFASYLSHLRRLNTPLGREGKMAKPRQLHNTHWGMICPAETPEGQAVGLVKNLALMCYISVGSVAATINEFLSEWGMDSLDEVPPEVVKDRVKIFINGTWVGCFDEADSLVRTLLELRRRGDISSETSIVRDIVSQEVKIFTDAGRAMRPLFIVENGNTLAINKEHIAMIDNNECNWDGLVESGVIEYIDCEEEEMCMIGMFVDDLKANNTYCSTYTHCEIHPSMILGVCASIIPFPDQNQSPRNTYQSAMGKQAMGVYATNFNLRMDTLCHILYYPQKPLVCTRSMEFLRFRELPAGINAIVAIMCYTGYNQEDSLIMNQSSIDRGLFRSAFNRTYISEEKYVGSTIVERFERPGTANILGLKRGDYTKLDADGLVEPGSRVMGDDIIIGRTSTADEEDMRQDCSCCLRANENGVVDTVLVSVNAKGTKFAKVKVRSVRVPQIGDKFASRHGQKGTIGITYRTEDLPFTCEGIVPDIIMNPHAVPSRMTIGHLVECLIGKVGACCGMEGDATPFSKLTVQQIAERLFDCGYARHGNEAFHCGFTGQMITSRIFVGPTYYQRLKHMVEDKIHARSRGPSTMLTRQPTEGRSREGGLRFGEMERDCMISHGAAKMLKERLFDQSDAYRIHVCDNCGLCCIADLNKSSFECTACDNKTNISQVAIPYACKLLIQELMSMAIYPKLVLTPA from the exons atggCAAATGACTATTTGCCGCAATACACTCAATATGTAGACCAGGTGGCTGGTTATGCTGGTATGTTTACCAAAATGCCCCGTGTTGTAACAAAAACACATTTAGGGTCTCAATATAGCGGACTTACAGCCCCTGAACAAAGTCAGCCTCAGTACGATCATGAATCTAAGTATGAAGCACCCAAATATCTAAAGGGAAACCAAGAAGGATTCAGCGATGAAGATAGTTGGAAAGTCATAG GTTCATTCTTTAGTACACATGGATTGGTCCACCAGCAAATCGAAAGTTTTAACGATTTTATCACATATCGCATGCAAGAAATTATAGATGAGCATCCTCCAATTGAGATAAA ACCTCAGCCACGGTATAGACCAGACGACGATCTTGAAAGTAATGTGACATATAGACTTAAATTTGGTCAACTTTCACTTAATAAACCCTGTGTAGAGGAAAAGGATGGTGTATTTAAGCATATTTGGCCACAAGAAGCGCGGTTGCGCAATCTTACATATGCATCGCAAATTTATGTGGATATTGAACAAGAAACATATTTAAAAGATGAAACAACTGGTGCAGAGACACTTCAGGATAAGACGACATATCCTAGAATTCCGTTAGGACGCATGCCTATGATGTTAAAGTCCACGTACTGCTGGACGAAGGGCCTAAGTGAAGAAGATTTAGCGGATGTTGGAGAGTGTCCGTACGATCAAGGTGGTTATTTTATTGTTAACGGTGGTGAAAGGGTATTGATTGCTCAAGAACGTATGGCTAACAATTTTATCTATGTATTTAAGAAGAAACAGCCGTCAAAGTATAGTTTTGTCGCAGAAATTAGGTCACAAGCTGAATTTTCTCAGGGTATCACTCCATTCAGCATAATGATGAAGTCAAGTTTGGGAGCTCCCGGATCCCGTTTCAAGTCTCACGGTCAACTTGTAGCAACTATTCCATACTTGCGGGCAGATATACCCGTTCCAATCCTCTTCAGGGCTTTGGGATGTGTAGCCGATCGTGATATTCTGCAGCGTATTGTCTATGATTTTGAAGACAAACAGATGCTCAATTTGATGAGAGCTACCCTAGAAGAAGCTTCTGATTATGTTACCCAAGAAACATGTCTAGATTTTATAGGGAAACGTGGGCCAACGGTTGGAGCTCCATTGGAAACTAGGATACAGTATGCCAAAGATTTGTTAAGACAGCATTTGCTCCCACATGTCGGTACGGAGCCTGGTTCCGAAGGGAAAAAATGCTACTTTTTGGGCTATATGATACATCGCTTACTCCTATCTAGACTGGGAAGAATTAATGAAGATGACAGAGAACATTTTGGTAAAAAACGCTTAGATTTAGCGGGCCCGCTTATGGCATCCAGTTTTGGTACTTTGTTCAGAAAGATGGCAAAGGATGCCAGGCGTATTTTACAACAACAAATCGATTGTGGGAGAGCATTTGATGTAGCAGGTGCTATTAGAAGTGCTACCACTATTACACAAGGGCTACAGTATCAACTGCTTACTGGAAACTGGGGAAGAGATAGGGAAGGAAAAATTGTTCGCACTGGTGTCAGCCAGGTGTTGAATCGTCTGACATTTGCCTCATATTTGTCACATTTGCGTCGTCTGAATACACCTCTTGGAAGAGAAGGGAAAATGGCTAAACCACGTCAACTTCACAACACTCATTGGGGTATGATATGCCCAGCTGAAACGCCTGAGGGTCAAGCTGTCGGCCTTGTTAAAAATTTAGCACTCATGTGCTATATTAGTGTTGGCTCTGTTGCGGCAACAATTAATGAATTTTTGTCAGAATGGGGTATGGATTCTCTAGATGAGGTTCCGCCTGAAGTTGTAAAGGATAGAGTGAAGATTTTTATCAATGGAACATGGGTTGGATGTTTTGACGAAGCAGATAGTCTGGTCAGAACACTTCTGGAACTACGTAGACGTGGAGATATTTCCTCAGAAACAAGCATTGTTAGAGATATTGTTTCCCAGGAAGTGAAGATTTTTACTGATGCAGGTAGAGCAATGAGACCGCTCTTTATCGtagaaaatggaaatacCCTAGCAATAAATAAAGAGCATATCGCAATGATTGATAATAATGAATGTAATTGGGATGGATTGGTGGAATCTGGTGTTATTGAATATATTGACtgtgaagaggaagagatgtGTATGATTGGAATGTTTGTAGATGACCTTAAGGCAAACAATACGTATTGTAGCACGTATACTCATTGTGAAATTCATCCATCTATGATTTTGGGTGTTTGTGCATCTATAATCCCATTCCCCGATCAAAATCAGTCCCCAAGAAACACCTACCAAAGCGCTATGGGAAAGCAAGCTATGGGTGTGTATGCAACTAACTTTAACCTTCGTATGGATACATTGTGCCATATTCTTTACTATCCCCAAAAGCCTTTGGTGTGCACAAGATCTATGGAATTCTTACGATTTAGGGAGCTTCCCGCTGGTATAAACGCAATTGTTGCAATCATGTGTTACACAGGTTATAATCAAGAGGATAGTTTGATTATGAATCAATCATCCATAGATAGAGGTCTTTTCAGGAGTGCCTTCAATAGAACTTATATTAGCGAAGAAAAATACGTTGGAAGTACGATAGTTGAGCGTTTTGAACGCCCTGGAACAGCCAATATTCTTGGCCTAAAGAGGGGagattatacaaaattaGATGCTGATGGGTTAGTTGAGCCTGGTAGCAGAGTAATGGGAGATGATATCATCATTGGTAGAACTTCTACTGCTGACGAAGAAGATATGCGTCAAGATTGCTCTTGTTGTCTAAGAGCTAATGAAAATGGTGTTGTAGACACTGTTCTTGTTTCTGTAAATGCAAAGGGTACGAAATTTGCAAAGGTAAAGGTCAGATCAGTTCGTGTCCCTCAAATTGGTGACAAGTTTGCTAGTAGACATGGTCAGAAGGGTACTATTGGAATAACATATAGAACAGAGGATCTACCATTTACATGTGAAGGAATTGTACCGGATATTATCATGAACCCTCACGCTGTACCGAGCAGAATGACGATTGGACATTTGGTAGAATGTCTAATTGGAAAAGTTGGTGCCTGTTGTGGTATGGAAGGTGATGctactccattctctaaGCTGACTGTTCAACAAATTGCAGAGCGTCTATTCGACTGTGGATATGCTAGGCATGGTAATGAGGCATTCCATTGTGGTTTCACAGGTCAAATGATCACTAGTAGAATTTTTGTTGGTCCCACATACTACCAAAGACTAAAACACATGGTAGAGGATAAAATTCACGCAAGATCCAGAGGACCGTCCACTATGTTAACCAGACAACCTACTGAAGGTCGATCAAGGGAAGGAGGTCTCAGGTTCGGAGAAATGGAAAGGGATTGTATGATATCACACGGAGCAGCAAAAATGCTTAAGGAACGTTTGTTTGATCAGAGCGATGCCTATAGAATACATGTCTGCGATAACTGTGGACTTTGTTGTATCGCAGATCTGAATAAGTCAAGTTTCGAGTGTACAGCTTGCGATAACAAGACAAATATCTCGCAAGTTGCCATACCTTATGCTTGTAAATTACTCATTCAAGAGCTTATGTCAATGGCAATCTACCCAAAACTCGTACTTACCCCTGCTTGA